The Pseudomonadota bacterium genome includes a window with the following:
- the cfa gene encoding cyclopropane fatty acyl phospholipid synthase has protein sequence MSSRSQKLLEPMLREVGIRINGPEPWDMTIHDARFFDRFIRDGTLGAGESYVDGWWDCERLDELTVRVLSSKLSDLFARNWKLRLHHLQKVLLDRQRGHRSMAVAEQHYDLGNEFFARMLGPTMVYSCAYWHDADNLDEAQRNKMDLCCRKLELKEGDRLLDVGCGWGSMMKYAAENYGCEVIGITISEQQCEYAERITKDLPVEVRLLNYRDARPDDLGTFDKVVSIGMFEHVGKRNYRSFMQFIDRVLAPGGLFLLHTIGRIADVQDRWFERYIFPNSCLPELKDLADAIAKIFVLEDVQNIGPHYDKTTLAWHRNFEQFAKEGLAEENPKFYRMWRYYLLTGAGNFRMRDRGAVWQMVLSKGGVPVGYVAPR, from the coding sequence ATGTCTTCGCGTAGTCAGAAACTGCTTGAACCGATGCTCCGCGAGGTGGGCATACGGATAAACGGTCCTGAACCGTGGGATATGACCATTCATGATGCGCGCTTTTTTGACCGCTTCATAAGAGACGGCACGCTGGGTGCGGGCGAGAGTTACGTGGATGGCTGGTGGGACTGCGAGCGCCTCGATGAGCTTACTGTGCGCGTACTCAGTTCTAAACTTTCGGACCTATTTGCCAGAAACTGGAAACTCCGGCTGCATCATTTGCAAAAGGTACTCCTCGATCGGCAAAGAGGACACCGCAGCATGGCCGTCGCGGAACAGCATTACGATCTCGGCAATGAATTCTTTGCCCGAATGCTTGGTCCGACCATGGTGTACTCCTGCGCTTACTGGCACGACGCCGACAATCTCGATGAGGCTCAGCGGAACAAGATGGACCTGTGCTGCCGCAAGCTCGAGCTCAAAGAAGGTGACAGGCTGCTCGACGTCGGATGTGGCTGGGGATCGATGATGAAGTACGCGGCGGAAAACTACGGCTGTGAGGTTATCGGCATCACAATCTCGGAGCAGCAGTGCGAATATGCTGAACGTATCACCAAAGATCTACCGGTCGAAGTGCGGCTTCTGAATTATCGCGATGCTCGACCGGATGACCTTGGTACATTCGACAAAGTCGTTTCGATAGGCATGTTCGAGCATGTCGGAAAACGTAATTACCGGAGTTTCATGCAATTTATCGACCGGGTTCTGGCGCCCGGTGGTCTGTTTCTTCTGCACACCATCGGCAGAATTGCCGACGTGCAAGATCGATGGTTTGAACGGTATATCTTTCCCAACAGTTGTCTGCCCGAGCTTAAGGACCTGGCGGATGCAATCGCTAAAATTTTCGTCCTGGAAGACGTGCAGAACATCGGTCCGCATTACGATAAGACCACGCTCGCCTGGCATCGGAACTTCGAACAGTTTGCCAAGGAAGGTCTTGCTGAAGAAAACCCGAAGTTCTACCGCATGTGGCGCTATTACCTGCTGACGGGGGCCGGTAATTTTCGTATGCGCGACAGGGGCGCCGTTTGGCAGATGGTGTTATCCAAAGGTGGCGTCCCGGTGGGCTACGTTGCCCCCCGCTAA
- a CDS encoding inorganic diphosphatase, which translates to MLGYLFKAYPWHGIPIGDEFPELVNAYIEVVPGDTIKYELDESTGHLKVDRPQAYSNVCPTMYGLIPQTWCNDYSKRFSRLESLLEDALAGE; encoded by the coding sequence TTGCTCGGCTATCTTTTCAAGGCTTACCCCTGGCATGGCATACCGATTGGCGATGAATTTCCGGAGTTGGTCAATGCCTATATCGAGGTCGTTCCCGGTGACACCATCAAGTACGAACTGGACGAGTCGACCGGCCATTTGAAAGTGGATCGGCCGCAGGCCTATTCCAACGTCTGCCCGACGATGTATGGTTTGATCCCGCAGACCTGGTGCAACGATTACAGCAAGCGATTCTCCCGGCTCGAGTCATTACTCGAGGATGCGCTGGCAGGGGAGTAA